In one Streptomyces sp. NBC_01241 genomic region, the following are encoded:
- a CDS encoding DUF7144 family membrane protein, whose product MASASNGPSVARDTTPAARHPFRYGWTTFAAVLMIFGGAMATFEGIAAITRDIVFVATDNYVYRFSLVGWGWIHLILGIVIVLAGCALLISGATWARVVGIVLVGLGALAHFLWLPFYPFWSIVLIAIDVFILWALCAGPQQDEWT is encoded by the coding sequence ATGGCCAGTGCCAGCAACGGGCCGAGTGTGGCGCGTGACACCACCCCGGCTGCACGTCATCCCTTCCGGTACGGGTGGACCACCTTCGCCGCGGTTCTGATGATCTTCGGAGGCGCGATGGCGACCTTCGAGGGGATCGCGGCCATCACCCGGGACATCGTGTTCGTCGCAACCGACAACTACGTGTACCGGTTCAGCCTCGTGGGCTGGGGCTGGATCCACCTCATCCTGGGCATCGTCATCGTCCTCGCCGGCTGTGCGCTGCTGATCAGCGGAGCCACCTGGGCGCGCGTCGTGGGTATCGTGCTCGTGGGCCTGGGCGCACTCGCCCACTTCCTGTGGCTGCCCTTCTACCCGTTCTGGTCCATCGTGCTCATCGCCATCGACGTCTTCATCCTCTGGGCACTCTGCGCGGGTCCGCAGCAGGATGAGTGGACCTGA